The DNA window ATATCGAAAAACTTAATCCTGATACTGAGTTTGGCCCTGCGCCACAAGCGTATCAACAAACTATTAAAGATTACTTTGCACAAGAGTTGAATAATCCTGAAGTTGCTGAGTACGTGATTAGCGAACCGATGAAATTTTATCGTTCAAAACCATCACTTGCTGGTCTTGGTGGTGGTATCAAGTGGCATGCTTGGGTAGCTGAAGTTGGTATTCCAGGCAAAGCAATATACAAATTCCTATCGGGAAGCGATAACGATCTTATCCATTATTATGTTCGTTTTGACGGTAACGATATTGAAACTGTATATGAAGGCAATGGTTATGCATCATTGAAAAATGAAACAGGCTTTACTGTTGGTGAATACGCTACAATTGACAACATTACAATTACGGCAGAAACAGCGCAAGTAATTGCCGAAGACAAAGCAGCAGAAGATGCAGAACTGATCCACAGCTTTGAATCAATCCGTGAATTAAATAAATTATATAAAGAAGGTATTATTACCGAAGAAGAATATAGCCTAAAGAAGAAAGCTATATTAAAAATCTAATCTATTCTTTAGCTGATTAATGGTAAAGCATTGAAGAACAATTAAACTATTGTTTTTCAATGTTTAATAATATCCTCTCGATATTAACCCTAGCTGACATGGCGACAGCTGAATAACTGACAGTTGTATTTAGATAGAATAGAAAAGCCATGAGATAAGAAATTTGAACATCAATAAATTTATGGTCTGAGTTCACTTAACCTTATGAACTCAGACCATTAGCCTAAAGCCAATTGTCATTATTTTAAATAGTATAAAAAAATCAAGCCGCTAGCGGAGGTTGTACGGCCAATAATCCTTTTATTTTGCGTATTACTTTTCGGCCTCGAGATTGCTTCTTCAAATGTGATTTGTTATCGGCAACCGATTTACTTAAAACATCAGAGCTACGCATAATCCCCTCCTCCGCTTTCTCCATTCCTTCATCAGTATTCATCTCGACCGAACGCATATAAGCATCATCAAGTTTGGCTCCTCGAGATAGCTCATCATGATAAATGCCGTTAGTAAAATTAGCATCTACCGGAAGTCGCCACAGCTCTTCAGCCATTTTTATATAGTCACTTTCTAAAGAATTTAATGACTGGAGCGCATGCTCATTACAGCGTGTAATCGCCACAGTATTTAAATTTCTATCTAATTTTTCATTCTTACGTCTCTGGTATTTTTGGGTCGTCAGGTGA is part of the Moritella viscosa genome and encodes:
- a CDS encoding putative lipoprotein; protein product: MKMVSQKMRKLLLVIALPVLASGCAGNIEKLNPDTEFGPAPQAYQQTIKDYFAQELNNPEVAEYVISEPMKFYRSKPSLAGLGGGIKWHAWVAEVGIPGKAIYKFLSGSDNDLIHYYVRFDGNDIETVYEGNGYASLKNETGFTVGEYATIDNITITAETAQVIAEDKAAEDAELIHSFESIRELNKLYKEGIITEEEYSLKKKAILKI